From the genome of Clostridium sp. BNL1100, one region includes:
- a CDS encoding ATP-dependent Clp protease ATP-binding subunit, whose product MYQRFTEKAERAIGFSQQAAVDLGHNYVGTEHILLGLVKEGTGVAARVLQGQGITEEKILKEIEELIGKGDAEGTQPVGFTPRTKRVLELAFKEARRMGQGYIGTEHLLLGIMKEGESVAVRIMMDLGVDPQKLLNELVKILTEESPGSNGSAKSSNSNSNTPTLNQFGRDLTDMARDGKVDPVIGRDKEIERVIQILSRRTKNNPCLIGEPGVGKTAIAEGLAQKIVEGNIPEILSDKRVVTLDLSSMVAGAKYRGEFEDRLKKAMEEIRKTTNVILFIDELHTIVGAGAAEGAIDASNILKPSLARGEIQVIGATTLNEYRKHIEKDAALERRFQPITVGEPSKEEAVEILKGVRDKYEAHHRVKITDDALEAAVKLGDRYITDRFLPDKAIDLIDEAASRIRLKTFTAPPDLKEMEERVEKLSKEKEDAIRCQEFEKAARIRDDEQKLKNELDKIRDQWHQKNQTKTDTVTEDEIADIVASWTGIPVKRLAEEESERLLKMEETLHKRVIGQDEAVKSISKAIRRGRVGLKDPKRPVGSFIFMGPTGVGKTELCKALAEAMFGDEKSMIRVDMSEFMEKHSVSKLVGSPPGYVGYDEGGQLTERVRRKPYSVLLFDEIEKAHPDIFNILLQILEDGRLTDSQGRVVDFRNTIIIMTSNVGARTITEPKRLGFSASNDESAKNYEDMKNNVMGELKKMFRPEFLNRIDDIIVFHPLSKENIKEIVRLMLDVLVNRLKANEITMEVSEEAMDYLAQKGFDPVFGARPLRRAIQSMVEDKLAEDMLEGKVKAGDSIRIDFDGENIVVNKK is encoded by the coding sequence ATGTATCAACGTTTTACAGAAAAGGCAGAGAGGGCAATAGGATTTTCCCAGCAGGCTGCTGTAGATTTGGGACATAATTATGTCGGTACTGAACATATACTCTTGGGACTTGTAAAAGAAGGAACAGGTGTTGCAGCCAGAGTACTTCAGGGTCAAGGGATAACCGAGGAGAAAATTCTAAAGGAGATCGAAGAACTTATTGGTAAAGGAGATGCTGAAGGTACACAGCCTGTTGGGTTTACTCCCAGAACCAAAAGAGTGCTTGAGCTTGCTTTTAAAGAGGCAAGAAGGATGGGACAGGGATACATTGGAACAGAACATCTTCTTCTTGGGATTATGAAAGAGGGAGAAAGTGTTGCAGTCAGAATTATGATGGATTTGGGAGTCGATCCCCAAAAGCTTCTTAATGAACTTGTGAAAATTCTTACGGAAGAATCCCCCGGTTCCAACGGTTCTGCAAAGAGCAGCAATTCAAACTCAAATACTCCGACCCTGAACCAGTTTGGTAGGGATTTGACAGATATGGCAAGGGACGGAAAAGTTGACCCTGTTATAGGACGTGACAAGGAAATAGAGAGAGTTATTCAGATTCTTAGCCGAAGAACCAAAAACAACCCATGTCTCATAGGTGAACCGGGTGTTGGTAAGACTGCTATTGCAGAAGGTCTGGCTCAAAAAATTGTTGAAGGCAATATTCCTGAGATTTTAAGCGACAAGAGAGTTGTTACCCTTGATTTGTCCTCAATGGTTGCAGGCGCAAAGTACAGGGGAGAATTTGAAGACAGACTTAAAAAGGCAATGGAAGAAATCAGAAAGACTACAAACGTAATATTGTTCATAGATGAGCTGCATACTATTGTAGGTGCCGGAGCAGCCGAAGGTGCCATAGATGCCTCAAACATACTCAAACCATCTCTTGCAAGAGGTGAAATTCAGGTTATCGGTGCTACAACCTTAAATGAGTACAGAAAACACATAGAAAAGGACGCAGCTCTGGAAAGAAGATTTCAGCCTATAACCGTAGGCGAGCCTTCGAAGGAAGAGGCTGTTGAAATATTAAAGGGTGTTCGTGATAAATACGAGGCGCACCATAGAGTAAAGATAACCGATGATGCTCTTGAAGCCGCAGTTAAGCTTGGGGACAGATATATAACAGACAGATTCCTGCCGGACAAGGCTATTGACTTGATTGACGAGGCAGCTTCGAGAATAAGGCTCAAAACCTTTACTGCTCCACCTGATTTAAAGGAAATGGAGGAGAGGGTTGAAAAGCTTAGTAAAGAAAAAGAAGATGCCATCAGATGTCAGGAATTTGAAAAAGCAGCAAGAATAAGAGATGATGAACAAAAGCTTAAAAATGAGCTTGATAAAATAAGGGATCAATGGCACCAGAAGAATCAAACAAAAACAGATACTGTTACAGAAGACGAGATAGCTGATATAGTTGCCAGCTGGACAGGAATACCTGTAAAGCGGTTGGCTGAGGAAGAATCCGAGAGACTACTAAAAATGGAGGAAACTCTTCATAAGCGAGTAATCGGCCAGGATGAGGCTGTTAAATCCATATCAAAGGCAATCAGAAGAGGGCGTGTTGGACTGAAAGATCCGAAACGACCGGTTGGCTCATTTATATTTATGGGTCCTACGGGAGTTGGTAAGACTGAACTTTGCAAAGCATTGGCAGAAGCAATGTTTGGCGATGAAAAGTCAATGATTCGTGTTGATATGTCCGAGTTTATGGAAAAGCACAGTGTATCAAAACTGGTTGGTTCACCTCCGGGCTACGTTGGTTATGACGAAGGCGGACAGCTTACTGAAAGGGTCAGAAGAAAGCCGTACTCAGTACTTCTGTTTGATGAAATAGAAAAGGCACATCCTGATATTTTCAATATACTGTTGCAGATACTGGAAGACGGCAGACTTACTGATTCACAGGGACGTGTGGTAGATTTCAGAAATACCATCATAATCATGACCTCAAATGTGGGGGCAAGAACTATTACTGAGCCTAAGAGACTTGGATTTTCAGCTTCAAACGATGAGAGCGCAAAGAATTATGAGGATATGAAGAACAATGTAATGGGAGAACTCAAAAAGATGTTCAGGCCGGAGTTCCTTAATAGAATTGACGATATAATTGTTTTCCACCCGTTGAGCAAGGAAAACATAAAAGAAATTGTACGTCTCATGCTGGATGTTCTTGTAAACAGGCTAAAGGCTAATGAAATAACAATGGAAGTAAGTGAAGAGGCTATGGACTATCTGGCGCAAAAGGGATTTGACCCTGTGTTTGGAGCAAGACCCTTAAGACGTGCAATACAAAGCATGGTTGAGGATAAGCTTGCGGAAGACATGCTGGAAGGCAAGGTAAAGGCCGGAGACAGCATCAGAATAGACTTTGACGGAGAAAACATTGTTGTTAATAAAAAGTAA
- the ccpM gene encoding Cys-rich peptide radical SAM maturase CcpM, whose product MIIYKLLKTPLQYYVYDRNKNKILNISKEEYQELDRLSKKQITEKEAVCLKKYQKCGYLKDNVVEKIVHPETKYIKHYLDHRVQFLILQVTQSCNLRCDYCTYSGQYNTRVHSGKSMTWELAKKSIDYLYDHSNEIEKVRISFYGGEPLLRFDLIKKCVEYVKEAYPDRITNYGITTNGTLLSGEIAQFLINNQFSVTISLDGSKKDHDANRKFANGGGSFDTIINNIKEISKHNKEFIENIRFNTVLNPKSDYGTVRNYFSSEDVVCDAGVGLSLMEEINYKGDISFSNEFVNIRRYDYFLLLMAMVKKLKKEAIPKFMSEIKAGIDIDYSTMEDINDLNKTWHHAGPCIAGAMRMFVNTDGVIYPCEKAVETSKATKIGKMDEGTDPEKVSKVMNIGRITEKDCKNCWAINWCSVCALYAEKDGKFDPATKRKNCAKSLIEAQDKLLNICALKEFGYKFGKEEMYV is encoded by the coding sequence ATGATTATATATAAGCTTTTAAAGACTCCGTTACAATATTACGTTTATGACAGAAATAAGAACAAAATCCTAAATATAAGCAAGGAGGAATATCAGGAACTTGACAGATTAAGTAAAAAACAGATTACTGAAAAAGAAGCAGTCTGTCTTAAAAAATACCAGAAGTGCGGATATTTAAAAGATAATGTTGTTGAAAAAATAGTTCATCCGGAAACAAAATATATTAAACATTATCTAGACCACAGAGTACAGTTCCTCATATTACAGGTTACACAAAGCTGCAATCTCAGGTGTGATTATTGCACATATTCGGGCCAGTATAACACAAGAGTTCACTCCGGCAAGTCAATGACATGGGAACTGGCGAAAAAGTCAATTGACTATCTATATGATCATTCAAATGAAATTGAAAAAGTCAGAATAAGTTTTTACGGCGGAGAACCATTGCTTAGATTCGACTTAATAAAAAAATGCGTAGAATACGTCAAAGAAGCTTATCCCGATAGAATTACAAACTATGGTATCACTACAAACGGTACACTTCTTTCAGGTGAGATAGCTCAATTTCTAATAAATAATCAATTCTCTGTTACCATAAGCCTTGATGGCTCCAAGAAGGATCATGATGCAAACAGAAAGTTTGCAAATGGAGGAGGCAGCTTTGATACTATCATTAATAATATTAAAGAGATAAGTAAACATAACAAGGAGTTTATTGAAAATATCAGATTTAATACTGTTTTAAATCCAAAATCTGATTATGGTACAGTGAGAAACTATTTCAGTTCAGAAGATGTTGTATGCGATGCCGGAGTCGGTCTTAGTCTTATGGAGGAAATCAACTATAAGGGAGATATATCCTTTAGCAATGAATTTGTTAATATAAGAAGATATGACTACTTTCTATTATTAATGGCAATGGTAAAGAAATTAAAAAAAGAAGCAATACCAAAGTTTATGTCTGAAATAAAAGCAGGTATTGATATTGATTACTCTACAATGGAGGATATTAACGACCTGAATAAAACATGGCACCACGCAGGACCTTGTATTGCGGGCGCAATGAGAATGTTTGTGAATACAGATGGCGTAATATACCCCTGTGAAAAAGCGGTTGAAACCAGCAAAGCTACGAAAATAGGCAAAATGGATGAAGGTACCGATCCGGAAAAGGTGTCAAAGGTAATGAATATAGGAAGAATAACCGAAAAGGATTGTAAAAACTGCTGGGCCATAAACTGGTGCTCTGTGTGTGCATTATATGCTGAGAAGGACGGAAAATTTGACCCGGCTACCAAAAGGAAGAATTGTGCCAAATCTCTTATAGAAGCTCAAGACAAACTTCTAAACATATGTGCTTTAAAAGAATTCGGATATAAGTTCGGAAAGGAGGAAATGTATGTATAA